The following proteins are co-located in the Ictalurus punctatus breed USDA103 chromosome 14, Coco_2.0, whole genome shotgun sequence genome:
- the LOC108275283 gene encoding uncharacterized protein LOC108275283 isoform X1: MDRTCSYEVVVNNSAQAVMEPLNDCICSINRVSEALVAADVHPITGHCSNYDYIRQEIVQARWSLQHSDQAATACLRCLDESLETLTQDEGTLERQKNAAQRSLGDLRTKQASNEKLLEESLGALEQARTNLRSTRETLESQERRVQTAKTVGRVGLGLSVIPFVGWVVGPALVIGSAIEMAEASHAIEIAEEELEKFKNRAEKYAHRVHGHASAISRTTSRIGEIDRTLTRLRQDIHVVKKQRWFVAESQRKARSAVHLLSVLSGKVGVFERQTRVFVLHGSVVKVMEELMKSTEEIAGNELLCNGGMARLLHKMRENNRRLRSVCASQNTDADERLLLKYI; the protein is encoded by the exons ATGGACCGCACCTGTTCATATGA AGTTGTGGTAAACAATTCAGCCCAGGCTGTTATGGAGCCACTGAACGATTGCATCTGCTCCATCAACAGGGTCTCCGAAGCCCTCGTTGCTGCAGACGTACATCCCATTACTGGACACTGCTCCAACTACGACTACATCAGGCAGGAGATTGTGCAAGCCCGGTGGAGTTTGCAGCACTCTGATCAGGCAGCCACGGCGTGTCTGAGGTGTCTGGATGAAAGTTTGGAGACTCTTACACAGGACGAGGGAACACTCGAACGGCAGAAGAATGCTGCACAGCGTAGTCTGGGCGACTTGAGAACAAAGCAGGCTTCGAATGAAAAGTTACTCGAAGAATCTCTGGGAGCTTTGGAGCAGGCCAGGACTAACCTGAGGTCAACAAGAGAGACACTTGAGAGTCAGGAAAGAAGGGTACAAACTGCTAAGACAGTCGGACGTGTAGGGCTGGGGCTGTCTGTTATACCGTTTGTTGGATGGGTTGTTG GTCCCGCGTTGGTGATTGGTAGTGCGATAGAAATGGCTGAAGCGTCACATGCCATCGAAATCGCTGAAGAGGAGTTGGAAAAGTTTAAGAATCGAGCGGAGAAGTACGCACACAGAGTGCACGGCCACGCGTCCGCGATTTCCCGGACGACGTCGCGTATCGGCGAGATCGATCGTACGCTGACGCGCCTCCGCCAGGATATCCACGTGGTGAAAAAGCAGAGGTGGTTTGTCGCCGAGTCGCAGAGGAAAGCGAGGAGCGCCGTTCACCTCCTGAGCGTCCTCAGTGGGAAGGTCGGCGTATTCGAACGACAGACTCGCGTATTCGTCCTCCACGGGTCCGTGGTCAAAGTGATGGAGGAGTTGATGAAGTCGACAGAAGAAATCGCGGGGAACGAGCTCCTCTGTAACGGAGGCATGGCGAGACTTCTCCATAAGATGAGGGAGAACAACCGACGCCTGAGATCCGTCTGCGCTTCACAAAATACCGACGCAGACGAGCGCTTGCTTCTGAAATACATCTAA
- the LOC108275283 gene encoding uncharacterized protein LOC108275283 isoform X2, whose amino-acid sequence MEPLNDCICSINRVSEALVAADVHPITGHCSNYDYIRQEIVQARWSLQHSDQAATACLRCLDESLETLTQDEGTLERQKNAAQRSLGDLRTKQASNEKLLEESLGALEQARTNLRSTRETLESQERRVQTAKTVGRVGLGLSVIPFVGWVVGPALVIGSAIEMAEASHAIEIAEEELEKFKNRAEKYAHRVHGHASAISRTTSRIGEIDRTLTRLRQDIHVVKKQRWFVAESQRKARSAVHLLSVLSGKVGVFERQTRVFVLHGSVVKVMEELMKSTEEIAGNELLCNGGMARLLHKMRENNRRLRSVCASQNTDADERLLLKYI is encoded by the exons ATGGAGCCACTGAACGATTGCATCTGCTCCATCAACAGGGTCTCCGAAGCCCTCGTTGCTGCAGACGTACATCCCATTACTGGACACTGCTCCAACTACGACTACATCAGGCAGGAGATTGTGCAAGCCCGGTGGAGTTTGCAGCACTCTGATCAGGCAGCCACGGCGTGTCTGAGGTGTCTGGATGAAAGTTTGGAGACTCTTACACAGGACGAGGGAACACTCGAACGGCAGAAGAATGCTGCACAGCGTAGTCTGGGCGACTTGAGAACAAAGCAGGCTTCGAATGAAAAGTTACTCGAAGAATCTCTGGGAGCTTTGGAGCAGGCCAGGACTAACCTGAGGTCAACAAGAGAGACACTTGAGAGTCAGGAAAGAAGGGTACAAACTGCTAAGACAGTCGGACGTGTAGGGCTGGGGCTGTCTGTTATACCGTTTGTTGGATGGGTTGTTG GTCCCGCGTTGGTGATTGGTAGTGCGATAGAAATGGCTGAAGCGTCACATGCCATCGAAATCGCTGAAGAGGAGTTGGAAAAGTTTAAGAATCGAGCGGAGAAGTACGCACACAGAGTGCACGGCCACGCGTCCGCGATTTCCCGGACGACGTCGCGTATCGGCGAGATCGATCGTACGCTGACGCGCCTCCGCCAGGATATCCACGTGGTGAAAAAGCAGAGGTGGTTTGTCGCCGAGTCGCAGAGGAAAGCGAGGAGCGCCGTTCACCTCCTGAGCGTCCTCAGTGGGAAGGTCGGCGTATTCGAACGACAGACTCGCGTATTCGTCCTCCACGGGTCCGTGGTCAAAGTGATGGAGGAGTTGATGAAGTCGACAGAAGAAATCGCGGGGAACGAGCTCCTCTGTAACGGAGGCATGGCGAGACTTCTCCATAAGATGAGGGAGAACAACCGACGCCTGAGATCCGTCTGCGCTTCACAAAATACCGACGCAGACGAGCGCTTGCTTCTGAAATACATCTAA